The Pantoea vagans genome includes a window with the following:
- the hslV gene encoding ATP-dependent protease subunit HslV: protein MTTIVSVRRNGRVVIGGDGQATLGNTVMKGNVKKVRRLYNDKVIAGFAGGTADAFTLFELFERKLEMHQGHLVKAAVELAKDWRTDRMLRRLEALLAVADENSSLIISGNGDVIQPENDLIAIGSGGPYAQAAARALLENTDIGAHDIVEKALNIAGDICIYTNHNINFEELPSKA from the coding sequence GTGACAACAATAGTAAGTGTACGACGCAACGGCCGAGTCGTAATTGGCGGTGATGGCCAGGCGACTCTCGGCAATACCGTGATGAAAGGCAATGTTAAGAAAGTGCGTCGTCTCTACAACGACAAAGTCATCGCTGGTTTTGCTGGCGGTACTGCAGATGCCTTCACCCTATTTGAACTGTTCGAGCGCAAGCTGGAGATGCATCAGGGTCACCTGGTGAAAGCCGCGGTCGAACTGGCAAAAGACTGGCGCACCGATCGCATGCTGCGCCGTCTTGAAGCACTGCTGGCGGTCGCTGATGAAAACTCCTCGTTGATCATCAGCGGTAACGGTGACGTGATTCAGCCGGAAAATGACCTGATTGCCATCGGTTCTGGCGGACCTTACGCCCAGGCAGCGGCACGCGCCCTGCTGGAGAACACGGACATTGGTGCGCACGATATCGTAGAGAAAGCGCTGAACATCGCGGGTGATATCTGCATCTACACCAACCACAACATTAACTTCGAAGAATTACCGTCTAAGGCGTAA
- the ftsN gene encoding cell division protein FtsN: MAQRDYVGRGRSTGTRRKKPAAGRSKKSKGGSGTSKLMMVLAVAVLVTFAGGLWFISHHKKEETEVIPNHKANGNGLPPKPEERWKYIKELENRQITVPTPTEPSAGGGVQSQTQLTDEQRQLLEQMQADMRQQPTQLNEVPWNEQTPAQRQQTLQRQQQVQVQQQQLQRQQQQLQQQQRQQQIQQQQATRQQQQPAPITREPVQQPKPQETAKAKPEEKATAQRWMVQCGSFKGTDQAESVRAGLAFEGFESRITTGGGWNRVVIGPFKDRSSADSTVKRLHSSGHSSCIPLALP; the protein is encoded by the coding sequence GTGGCACAGAGAGATTATGTAGGCCGCGGGCGTTCAACAGGGACGCGTCGCAAAAAACCCGCAGCGGGCCGCAGCAAGAAAAGCAAAGGCGGCTCCGGCACCTCAAAGCTGATGATGGTACTGGCCGTGGCCGTGCTGGTCACCTTTGCCGGTGGTTTATGGTTCATCTCTCATCATAAAAAAGAAGAGACTGAGGTTATTCCGAATCATAAAGCCAACGGCAACGGCCTTCCGCCTAAGCCGGAAGAGCGCTGGAAGTACATCAAAGAGCTGGAAAATCGCCAGATCACCGTGCCAACGCCGACTGAACCGTCTGCTGGCGGTGGCGTGCAGTCGCAAACCCAACTCACTGATGAACAACGTCAGCTGCTGGAGCAGATGCAGGCGGATATGCGCCAGCAACCCACGCAGCTGAACGAAGTGCCATGGAACGAGCAAACACCTGCGCAGCGCCAGCAAACCTTGCAACGTCAGCAGCAGGTGCAAGTTCAGCAACAGCAATTACAGCGCCAGCAGCAACAGTTACAACAGCAGCAGCGCCAACAGCAGATTCAGCAGCAGCAGGCCACGCGTCAGCAGCAGCAACCCGCGCCAATTACCCGCGAGCCGGTGCAACAGCCGAAACCGCAGGAGACGGCAAAAGCGAAGCCGGAAGAGAAGGCCACTGCTCAGCGCTGGATGGTGCAGTGTGGATCGTTTAAAGGTACCGATCAGGCAGAATCTGTGCGTGCGGGGCTGGCATTCGAAGGTTTCGAAAGCCGCATCACCACCGGCGGTGGCTGGAATCGCGTGGTTATCGGACCGTTTAAAGATCGCAGCAGCGCGGACAGCACCGTCAAACGCTTACACAGTTCCGGCCACAGCAGCTGTATTCCTCTCGCATTACCTTAA
- the cytR gene encoding DNA-binding transcriptional regulator CytR, with the protein MKDVAEKAGVSTATVSRALMNPEKVSAATRQKVEQAVIDVGYAPHGLARNAKRGETQTILVIVPDICDPFFSEIIRGVEVTAAQEGYLVLIGDCAHQDQQEKTFLNLMLTRQIDGMVLLGSQLPFEAGIEDQRNLPPMVMGNEFAPEMALPTVHIDNLTAAFEAVNHLLQLGHRQIACITGPEHIPLCQYRLQGYIQALRRSNIAIDPTMIVHGDFTFEAGANALKQLMSLPIPPKAIFCHSDLMALGAMNQARKLGMRIPQDLSVVGFDDIELAQYYDPPLTTVAQPRFAIGREAMLLLLDELQGKRVNNGSRLLDAELRVRGSTAPAAKREK; encoded by the coding sequence ATGAAAGATGTGGCCGAGAAAGCCGGCGTTTCAACCGCCACGGTATCTCGTGCGTTGATGAATCCAGAAAAAGTCTCGGCTGCCACCCGGCAGAAAGTTGAACAGGCCGTCATTGACGTAGGCTACGCGCCACATGGATTGGCGCGCAACGCCAAACGCGGTGAAACTCAAACCATTCTGGTGATTGTGCCGGACATCTGTGACCCCTTCTTTAGCGAAATCATTCGTGGCGTGGAAGTGACTGCCGCTCAGGAAGGTTATCTGGTGCTGATTGGTGACTGCGCGCATCAGGATCAACAAGAAAAAACCTTCCTGAACCTGATGCTGACACGGCAAATCGACGGGATGGTGCTGCTGGGTTCACAGTTGCCATTCGAGGCGGGTATTGAAGATCAACGCAATCTGCCACCGATGGTGATGGGCAATGAGTTTGCCCCAGAAATGGCGCTGCCCACGGTGCACATCGATAACCTGACCGCAGCCTTTGAAGCGGTCAACCATCTGCTGCAACTCGGCCATCGCCAGATTGCGTGTATCACCGGCCCTGAGCACATCCCACTCTGCCAGTATCGTTTGCAAGGCTATATTCAGGCGCTGCGCCGCAGCAATATCGCCATTGACCCGACGATGATTGTCCACGGTGATTTCACCTTCGAAGCAGGCGCTAATGCGCTGAAACAGTTAATGAGCTTACCGATCCCGCCTAAAGCGATATTCTGTCACAGCGATTTGATGGCGCTGGGCGCGATGAATCAAGCACGTAAACTCGGCATGCGCATTCCTCAGGACCTTTCCGTGGTGGGTTTTGACGATATCGAGCTGGCACAGTATTACGATCCACCGCTGACCACCGTCGCCCAGCCGCGATTTGCCATCGGCCGCGAAGCGATGCTGCTGTTGCTCGATGAGTTACAAGGTAAGCGGGTCAATAACGGGTCTCGCCTGCTGGATGCAGAGCTGCGCGTGCGCGGGAGCACGGCACCCGCCGCAAAACGTGAAAAATAA
- the priA gene encoding primosomal protein N', translated as MPVVQVALPVPLPRLFDYLLPIDAPQPVVGSRVSVPFGNRKMIGIVVKIQESSDLPLTQLKQLESVLDDQSLFSPALWRILNWAASYYHYPLGEVLSHALPVLLRQGKPAQESPLWQWVINDAGREVAMESLKRAPKQQQALAALRQQPLYRHQVSEQDLTDAALQSLRTKGLCDLREHAPQMHDWRTTFAVKGDRLRLNTDQAMAVGAIRSEDEHYAPWLLAGITGSGKTEVYLSVLENVLARGKQALVLVPEIGLTPQTIARFRERFDAPIDVLHSALNDSERLAVWLRARRGETAIIIGTRSALFTPLARPGVIIIDEEHDSSYKQQEGWRYQARDLAVFRAHEEDIPVVMGSATPALETLHNVRVGKYRQLNLTKRAGNAKPALQQLIDLKGQQLKGGLAPALLGKMRQHLQADNQVLLFLNRRGFSPALMCHDCGWLAECQRCDSYYTLHQHHRQLRCHHCDSQRPLPNQCPGCGSTHLMPVGVGTEQLEQQLSTLFPGVPVSRIDRDTTSRKGALEQHLADVHRGGARILVGTQMLAKGHHFPDVTLVSLLDVDGALFSADFRAAERFAQLYTQVAGRAGRAGKQGEVLLQTHHPEHPLLQTLLHRGYFAFADETLLERQSVQLPPWTSHALFRAEDLDNAQAAEFLTQLRNLLEASPLKDEAMWLMGPVPALAPKRSGRWRWQLLIQHPSRKRLQQLLSSSLPLVSTLPAARKVKWTLDIDPTES; from the coding sequence ATGCCCGTTGTTCAGGTTGCCCTGCCCGTTCCGCTGCCTCGCCTGTTTGACTACCTGCTGCCCATCGACGCGCCGCAGCCGGTGGTCGGTAGCCGCGTGAGCGTACCGTTTGGCAATCGCAAAATGATTGGCATTGTGGTGAAGATTCAAGAAAGCAGCGATCTGCCTCTGACGCAGCTAAAGCAACTGGAAAGCGTGCTGGACGATCAGAGCCTTTTCTCTCCCGCACTGTGGCGCATCCTCAACTGGGCAGCAAGTTACTATCATTACCCACTCGGCGAAGTGCTGAGCCACGCGTTGCCGGTGCTGTTGCGCCAGGGTAAACCGGCTCAGGAATCCCCGCTCTGGCAGTGGGTGATCAACGACGCGGGACGTGAAGTGGCGATGGAAAGCCTGAAGCGTGCGCCTAAGCAGCAGCAGGCACTGGCGGCACTGCGCCAACAGCCGCTTTATCGCCACCAGGTCAGTGAACAGGATCTGACTGATGCTGCGCTGCAATCGCTGCGCACAAAAGGGCTGTGTGATCTGCGTGAACACGCGCCGCAAATGCACGACTGGCGCACCACCTTTGCCGTAAAAGGCGATCGCCTGCGCCTGAACACCGATCAAGCCATGGCAGTAGGTGCGATTCGCAGCGAAGACGAGCACTATGCCCCTTGGTTACTGGCAGGCATTACCGGTTCCGGTAAAACGGAAGTCTACCTCAGCGTGCTGGAGAATGTGCTGGCACGCGGCAAACAGGCGCTGGTGCTGGTGCCAGAAATCGGGCTGACGCCCCAAACTATCGCCCGCTTCCGCGAACGATTTGATGCGCCCATCGATGTCCTGCACTCTGCACTCAACGACAGTGAGCGCCTGGCAGTGTGGCTGCGTGCGCGCCGCGGCGAAACGGCGATTATCATCGGCACGCGCTCGGCCTTGTTCACGCCGCTGGCCCGTCCTGGCGTGATCATTATTGATGAAGAGCACGACAGCTCTTATAAGCAGCAGGAAGGCTGGCGCTATCAGGCTCGTGATTTGGCGGTGTTCCGTGCGCACGAGGAGGATATTCCTGTCGTGATGGGTTCAGCCACGCCGGCGCTGGAAACCCTGCACAATGTGCGCGTCGGGAAATATCGCCAGCTCAATCTCACCAAGCGCGCTGGAAATGCCAAACCGGCTTTGCAACAGCTGATCGATCTTAAGGGCCAGCAGCTAAAAGGCGGCCTGGCCCCTGCGCTGTTAGGCAAAATGCGTCAGCATTTACAGGCCGATAATCAGGTGTTGCTGTTCCTTAACCGACGCGGATTTTCTCCGGCGTTAATGTGCCACGACTGCGGCTGGTTAGCCGAGTGTCAGCGTTGCGATAGCTATTACACCCTCCATCAACATCACCGCCAGTTGCGCTGCCACCATTGCGACAGCCAGCGCCCGCTGCCAAACCAGTGTCCTGGCTGTGGTTCGACGCATTTGATGCCGGTGGGTGTAGGGACCGAACAGCTGGAACAGCAGCTCAGCACACTCTTCCCTGGCGTGCCGGTATCGCGCATCGACCGTGATACCACCAGCCGCAAAGGCGCGCTGGAACAACATCTGGCCGATGTACATCGCGGGGGAGCCCGCATTTTGGTCGGTACGCAGATGCTGGCCAAAGGCCACCATTTCCCCGATGTGACGCTGGTATCGCTACTGGATGTCGATGGCGCGTTGTTCTCCGCTGACTTCCGGGCCGCCGAACGCTTTGCGCAGCTGTATACCCAGGTCGCGGGCCGCGCTGGACGCGCCGGAAAACAGGGTGAAGTGTTGCTACAAACCCATCATCCGGAACATCCCCTGTTGCAGACGCTGCTCCATCGCGGCTATTTCGCTTTTGCTGATGAAACCTTGCTGGAGCGCCAATCCGTCCAACTCCCCCCCTGGACCAGCCATGCGCTGTTTCGGGCTGAAGACTTGGATAACGCGCAGGCCGCCGAATTTCTGACGCAGCTGCGTAATTTGCTGGAAGCCAGCCCACTGAAAGATGAAGCCATGTGGTTGATGGGTCCGGTTCCTGCTCTGGCGCCGAAACGCAGTGGACGCTGGCGTTGGCAACTGCTGATACAGCACCCTTCACGCAAACGCCTGCAACAGTTGCTCAGCAGTTCATTGCCCTTAGTCTCAACCTTGCCAGCCGCGCGTAAAGTGAAATGGACGCTGGATATCGATCCTACTGAGAGCTAA
- the rpmE gene encoding 50S ribosomal protein L31 encodes MKQGIHPKYEAVTITCSCGNVINTRSTMTGTLNLDVCGKCHPFYTGKQRVVDSGGRVDRFNKRFSIPGSKK; translated from the coding sequence ATGAAACAAGGTATTCACCCGAAATACGAAGCTGTGACCATCACCTGCTCTTGCGGCAACGTGATCAACACCCGTTCAACCATGACTGGTACCCTGAACCTGGACGTGTGCGGCAAATGCCACCCGTTCTACACTGGTAAGCAGCGTGTTGTTGATTCTGGTGGTCGTGTTGATCGCTTCAACAAGCGTTTCAGCATCCCAGGCAGCAAGAAATAA
- the metJ gene encoding met regulon transcriptional regulator MetJ gives MAEWNGEYISPYAEHGKKSEQVKKITVSIPLKVLKILTDERTRRQVNNLRHATNSELLCEAFLHAFTGQPLPNDVDLRKERSDEIPEEAKQIMREMGIDPDTWEY, from the coding sequence ATGGCTGAATGGAACGGCGAATATATCAGCCCTTACGCTGAGCACGGTAAGAAGAGCGAGCAGGTCAAGAAAATTACAGTTTCTATCCCGCTGAAAGTGCTGAAAATTTTAACGGATGAGCGCACCCGCCGTCAGGTGAACAACCTGCGTCATGCCACTAACAGCGAATTGCTGTGCGAAGCCTTTTTGCATGCTTTCACCGGGCAGCCTCTGCCAAATGATGTTGATCTGCGTAAAGAACGCAGTGATGAGATTCCGGAAGAAGCCAAACAGATCATGCGTGAGATGGGCATCGATCCCGATACCTGGGAATACTGA
- the metB gene encoding cystathionine gamma-synthase, with product MTRKQATIAVRSGLNDDEQYGCVVPPIHLSSTYNFLDFNEPRAHDYSRRGNPTRDVVQRALAELEGGVGAVLTNTGMSAIHLVTTVFLKPGDLLVAPHDCYGGSYRLFDSLSKRGAYRVKFVDQGDKAALAAALAEKPKLVLVESPSNPLLRVVDIAGICQAAREAGAVSVVDNTFLSPALQNPLALGADLVIHSCTKYLNGHSDVVAGAVISKDPAVATELAWWANNIGVTGAAFDSYLLLRGLRTLAPRMAAAQRNALAIVDYLKQQPLVKKLYHPSLPENAGHEYAVRQQRGFGAMLSFELDADEARLRRFLKALQLFTLAESLGGVESLISHTATMTHAGMSAEARAAAGISETLLRISVGIEDHEDLIADLDNAFRIAAED from the coding sequence ATGACGCGTAAACAGGCAACCATCGCAGTACGCAGCGGTTTGAATGATGACGAGCAATATGGCTGCGTTGTCCCCCCGATTCATCTTTCCAGCACCTACAACTTTCTCGATTTCAACGAACCGCGTGCGCATGACTACTCACGTCGCGGAAATCCTACGCGTGATGTGGTACAACGCGCGCTGGCCGAGTTGGAAGGTGGTGTGGGCGCGGTATTGACCAATACCGGGATGTCGGCAATCCATTTGGTGACCACCGTGTTCCTGAAGCCGGGCGACCTGTTGGTGGCCCCACATGACTGTTACGGCGGCAGCTATCGCCTGTTCGACAGCCTGAGCAAGCGTGGCGCTTATCGCGTCAAATTTGTCGATCAGGGTGATAAAGCAGCACTGGCCGCGGCACTGGCTGAAAAACCGAAGCTGGTGCTGGTCGAAAGCCCAAGCAACCCGTTGCTGCGCGTGGTGGATATCGCCGGTATTTGCCAGGCGGCGCGTGAAGCTGGTGCCGTCAGCGTGGTGGATAACACCTTCCTGAGCCCGGCGTTGCAGAACCCGCTGGCATTGGGCGCCGATCTGGTGATCCACTCTTGCACCAAATACCTGAATGGCCACTCCGACGTGGTGGCGGGTGCAGTGATTTCTAAAGATCCTGCCGTGGCAACCGAACTGGCCTGGTGGGCGAATAATATTGGTGTAACCGGCGCAGCGTTTGATAGCTACCTGCTGCTGCGCGGTTTGCGCACGCTGGCACCACGTATGGCGGCCGCACAACGTAATGCGCTGGCAATTGTTGATTACCTGAAGCAACAACCGCTGGTGAAAAAACTGTATCATCCATCTCTGCCGGAAAATGCGGGTCATGAGTATGCGGTACGTCAACAGCGTGGCTTTGGTGCGATGCTCAGTTTTGAACTCGACGCTGATGAAGCACGTCTGCGCCGCTTCTTGAAAGCGCTGCAGCTGTTCACCCTGGCAGAATCGCTGGGTGGCGTAGAGAGTTTGATTTCGCATACCGCGACCATGACGCATGCCGGTATGTCTGCGGAAGCGCGTGCCGCAGCGGGAATTTCGGAAACGCTGTTGCGTATTTCTGTCGGAATTGAAGATCACGAAGATTTAATCGCCGATCTGGATAATGCCTTCCGGATCGCAGCCGAGGACTAA
- a CDS encoding bifunctional aspartate kinase/homoserine dehydrogenase II: MTISAGAGTPNKQLHKFGGSSLADARCYQRVASIMADYSQPGDLMVVSAAGSTTNQLISWLKLSQSDRLSAHQVQQALRRYHSELIAALLPAEFAETLTASFIRDLERLAALLDGTITDAVYAEVVGHGELWSARLMAAVLSQRDIEAAWLDARDFLRAERAAQPQVDEGKSWPLLQALLAQHPHKRLVVTGFISRSDAGETVLLGRNGSDYSATQIGALAGVSRVTIWSDVAGVYSADPRKVSDACLLPLLRLDEASELARLAAPVLHTRTLQPVSNSDIDLQLRCSYQPEQGSTRIERVLASGTGARIVTSHDDVCLVEIQIPDNHDFKTQQKEIDLLLKRAQLRPLAIGVHPDRRLLQLCYTSEVVNSAFNLLQDAALPGHLQLRDGLALVALVGAGVTRNPLHSHRFWQQIKDQPVEFVWQSEDHISIVAVLRVGPTQHLIQGLHQSLFRAEKRIGLMLFGKGNIGSRWLELFAREQESLSARTGFEYVLAGVVDSSRSLLSYEGLDASRALAFFEDEAEARDEESLFLWMRAHPFDDLVVLDVTASAPLAQQYLDFASHGFHVISANKVAGASSGQSWRQIRDAFAKTGRHWLYNATVGAGLPVNHTVRDLRESGDSILAISGIFSGTLSWLFLQFDGTVPFSELVDQAWQQGLTEPDPRVDLSGQDVMRKLVILAREAGYDIEPDQVRVESLVPADCEDESIDHFFENADDLNDQMLQRLEAAQEMGLVLRYVARFDANGKARVGVEAVRPEHPLASLLPCDNVFAIESRWYRDNPLVIRGPGAGRDVTAGALQSDINRLAQLL, from the coding sequence ATGACGATTTCAGCAGGCGCGGGAACGCCGAACAAGCAGTTGCATAAATTTGGTGGCAGTAGCCTGGCCGATGCGCGTTGTTATCAGCGTGTTGCCAGCATCATGGCGGATTACAGCCAGCCGGGCGACTTAATGGTGGTCTCTGCCGCAGGCAGTACCACCAATCAGCTGATTAGCTGGCTCAAGTTGAGCCAGAGCGATCGCCTATCTGCGCATCAGGTGCAACAAGCTTTACGGCGTTACCACAGCGAGCTGATTGCTGCGCTGCTGCCTGCTGAATTTGCTGAAACCCTGACGGCTTCGTTTATTCGTGATTTGGAACGTCTTGCGGCACTGCTGGATGGCACCATCACCGATGCGGTCTATGCCGAAGTCGTCGGTCATGGCGAACTTTGGTCGGCGCGTTTGATGGCCGCGGTACTTAGCCAGCGTGATATTGAAGCGGCCTGGCTGGATGCACGTGACTTCCTGCGTGCCGAGCGTGCTGCGCAGCCACAGGTGGATGAAGGCAAATCCTGGCCGTTGTTGCAGGCATTGCTGGCACAGCATCCGCATAAACGTCTGGTGGTGACCGGCTTTATCAGCCGCAGCGATGCCGGTGAAACCGTGTTGCTGGGCCGTAATGGTTCGGATTACTCGGCCACGCAGATTGGTGCGCTGGCTGGCGTCAGTCGCGTGACCATCTGGAGTGACGTGGCCGGGGTTTACAGTGCCGATCCACGTAAAGTCTCCGATGCTTGTCTGTTACCGCTGCTGCGTTTAGACGAAGCCAGCGAACTGGCACGTCTCGCTGCCCCGGTGCTGCATACCCGCACGTTACAGCCAGTCTCAAATAGCGATATCGATTTGCAACTGCGTTGCAGTTACCAGCCAGAGCAGGGTTCCACGCGCATTGAACGCGTGCTGGCTTCTGGCACCGGCGCGCGTATCGTCACCAGCCATGACGACGTGTGTCTGGTGGAGATTCAGATCCCAGACAACCATGACTTTAAAACCCAGCAGAAAGAGATCGATCTGCTGCTGAAGCGGGCGCAACTGCGTCCGTTAGCGATTGGCGTGCATCCTGACCGTCGGTTGCTGCAACTCTGCTACACCTCAGAAGTGGTGAACAGCGCCTTTAACCTGTTGCAGGACGCCGCGCTGCCGGGTCATCTGCAATTGCGTGATGGCTTAGCGCTGGTGGCGCTGGTGGGGGCAGGCGTGACGCGCAATCCTCTGCACAGCCATCGTTTCTGGCAGCAAATTAAAGATCAGCCGGTTGAGTTTGTCTGGCAGTCAGAAGACCATATCAGCATCGTTGCGGTACTGCGTGTCGGCCCAACCCAGCATCTGATTCAGGGACTGCACCAGTCGCTGTTCCGCGCGGAAAAACGCATTGGTTTAATGCTGTTCGGCAAAGGCAATATCGGTTCGCGTTGGCTGGAGCTGTTTGCTCGCGAGCAGGAAAGTTTATCGGCGCGGACCGGTTTTGAATATGTGCTGGCGGGTGTGGTGGACAGTAGCCGCAGCCTGCTGAGCTATGAAGGTCTTGATGCCAGCCGCGCATTGGCTTTCTTTGAAGATGAAGCCGAAGCGCGCGATGAAGAGTCATTGTTCCTGTGGATGCGCGCCCACCCGTTTGATGATTTAGTGGTGCTGGATGTCACTGCCAGTGCGCCGTTGGCCCAGCAGTACCTTGATTTTGCCAGTCACGGTTTCCACGTCATCAGTGCAAATAAAGTGGCGGGGGCATCAAGTGGTCAAAGCTGGCGCCAGATCCGTGATGCCTTCGCGAAAACCGGTCGCCATTGGTTGTATAACGCCACCGTGGGCGCCGGTTTGCCGGTCAACCATACGGTGCGCGATCTGCGTGAAAGCGGTGACAGCATTCTGGCGATCAGCGGCATTTTCTCCGGTACGCTGTCGTGGCTGTTCCTGCAATTTGATGGCACGGTGCCGTTCAGTGAGCTGGTGGATCAGGCCTGGCAGCAGGGCTTAACCGAGCCCGATCCACGCGTTGATTTATCGGGTCAGGACGTGATGCGCAAGCTGGTGATTCTGGCGCGTGAAGCCGGTTATGACATTGAGCCAGACCAGGTGCGTGTCGAATCGCTGGTGCCAGCGGATTGCGAAGACGAATCTATCGATCACTTTTTCGAGAACGCCGACGATCTTAACGACCAGATGCTGCAACGCCTTGAGGCCGCGCAGGAGATGGGGTTAGTTCTGCGCTACGTGGCGCGTTTCGACGCGAATGGCAAAGCGCGCGTTGGTGTTGAGGCGGTGCGTCCTGAGCATCCGCTCGCCTCGCTGCTGCCGTGTGATAACGTATTTGCCATCGAAAGCCGCTGGTATCGTGATAATCCGCTGGTGATCCGTGGGCCAGGCGCAGGCCGCGATGTCACGGCGGGCGCACTGCAATCTGATATCAACCGCCTCGCGCAACTGCTGTAA
- the metF gene encoding methylenetetrahydrofolate reductase, translating to MSFFHANQREALNQSLAELNGQINVSFEFFPPRTSEMEETLWSSIDRLSSLKPKFLSVTYGANSGERDRTHSIIKGIKDRTGLEAAPHLTCIDATRDELRAIARDYWENGIRHIVALRGDLPPGSGKPEMYGADLVELLKEVGDFDISVAAYPEVHPEAKSAQADLINLKRKVDAGANRAITQFFFDVESYLRFRDRCVAAGIDVEIVPGILPVSNFKQLQRFATMTNVRVPGWMNAMFEGLDNDPETRKMVGASVAMDMVKILSREGVKDFHFYTLNRAELSYAICHTLGVRPPVLA from the coding sequence ATGAGTTTCTTTCACGCCAATCAACGCGAAGCGCTGAACCAAAGCCTGGCTGAGCTGAACGGGCAAATTAATGTTTCTTTTGAGTTTTTCCCGCCGCGCACCAGTGAAATGGAAGAGACCTTGTGGAGCTCCATCGATCGACTCAGCAGCCTGAAGCCTAAATTTCTCTCCGTCACCTACGGTGCCAACTCAGGCGAGCGTGACCGTACGCATAGCATCATTAAAGGCATTAAAGATCGTACCGGCCTGGAAGCGGCGCCGCATTTAACCTGTATCGATGCCACTCGTGATGAACTGCGTGCGATTGCACGTGATTACTGGGAAAACGGTATCCGTCATATTGTGGCGCTGCGTGGCGATTTACCGCCTGGCAGCGGCAAACCCGAGATGTACGGCGCGGATTTAGTTGAATTGCTTAAAGAAGTGGGCGATTTTGATATCTCCGTGGCGGCTTATCCAGAAGTGCATCCCGAAGCGAAAAGTGCCCAAGCGGACCTGATCAACCTGAAGCGTAAAGTGGATGCGGGAGCCAATCGCGCTATCACGCAGTTCTTCTTTGATGTCGAAAGTTATCTGCGCTTCCGTGACCGCTGCGTAGCGGCAGGCATTGACGTGGAAATCGTGCCGGGGATTCTGCCAGTATCGAACTTCAAACAGCTGCAGCGCTTCGCCACCATGACCAACGTTCGTGTACCTGGCTGGATGAATGCAATGTTTGAAGGGTTGGATAACGATCCAGAGACACGCAAAATGGTCGGCGCCAGTGTCGCCATGGACATGGTAAAAATCCTGTCACGCGAAGGTGTGAAAGATTTCCATTTCTATACGTTGAACCGTGCAGAGCTGAGCTACGCCATTTGTCACACGCTGGGTGTGCGTCCGCCTGTCTTGGCCTGA